From a region of the Tamandua tetradactyla isolate mTamTet1 chromosome 10, mTamTet1.pri, whole genome shotgun sequence genome:
- the PSMG1 gene encoding proteasome assembly chaperone 1 isoform X1, which produces MAATFFGEVVKAPCRAGTEDDDEEEERRRESPEDREVRQHLSRKREVRILRRQTKTSLEVSLLEKYPCSKFIIAIGNNAVAFLSSFVMNSGVWEEVGCAKLWNEWCRTTDTLKLSPTDAFCVFYHLKSNPSVFLCQCSCYVAEDQQYQWLEKVFGSCARKNMQITILTCRHVTDYKTPESTCSLPSPFLKALKTENFKDTVSCSLLEQPNIVHDLPAAVLSYCQVWKIPAVLYLCYTDVMKLDPITVEAFKPVLSSRSLKGLVKNIPQSTEILKKLTATNAIQSNIYT; this is translated from the exons ATGGCGGCTACGTTCTTCGGGGAGGTAGTGAAGGCGCCGTGCCGAGCCGGAACGGAGGACGACgatgaggaagaggagaggaggagggagtcGCCCGAGGACAGGGAGGTCCGGCAGCACCTGTCGCGGAAGAG GGAGGTGCGGATCCTTCgaagacaaacaaaaacatcttTGGAAGTTTCCCTGCTAGAAAAATATCCTTGTTCCAAGTTTATCATTGCTATAGGAAATAATGCAGTAG CATTTTTGTCCTCATTTGTTATGAATTCAGGAGTCTGGGAAGAAGTTGGTTGCGCAAAACTGTGGAACGAATGGTGTAGAACAACAGACACTCTCAAATTGTCCCCCACAGATGCTTTCTGTGTGTTTTACCATCTAAAGTCAAACCCCTCG gttttccttTGTCAGTGCAGTTGCTATGTTGCTGAAGATCAACAGTACCAATGGCtggaaaag GTTTTTGGCTCTTGTGCAAGGAAGAACATGCAGATAACCATTCTCACCTGCCGACACGTCACTGACTATAAGACTCCAGAATCTACTTGCagcctcccttctcccttcctgaaagccctaaaaacagagaatttcaaAGACACTGTGTCCTGTTCCCTGCTGGAACAACCAAACATCGTGCACGATCTTCCTGCGGCAG ttCTGAGTTATTGTCAAGTGTGGAAAATCCCTGCAGTTCTGTACTTATGTTATACTGATGTAATGAAATTAGACCCGATTACAGTTGAAGCTTTTAAACCTGTACTTTCTTCCAGAAGCTTGAAAGGTTTAGTTAAG AATATTCCCCAGAGCACAGAGATACTGAAGAAACTGACAGCAACAAATGCGATTCAGAGTAACATTTACACCTGA
- the PSMG1 gene encoding proteasome assembly chaperone 1 isoform X2, protein MRKRRGGGSRPRTGRSGSTCRGRAFLSSFVMNSGVWEEVGCAKLWNEWCRTTDTLKLSPTDAFCVFYHLKSNPSVFLCQCSCYVAEDQQYQWLEKVFGSCARKNMQITILTCRHVTDYKTPESTCSLPSPFLKALKTENFKDTVSCSLLEQPNIVHDLPAAVLSYCQVWKIPAVLYLCYTDVMKLDPITVEAFKPVLSSRSLKGLVKNIPQSTEILKKLTATNAIQSNIYT, encoded by the exons atgaggaagaggagaggaggagggagtcGCCCGAGGACAGGGAGGTCCGGCAGCACCTGTCGCGGAAGAG CATTTTTGTCCTCATTTGTTATGAATTCAGGAGTCTGGGAAGAAGTTGGTTGCGCAAAACTGTGGAACGAATGGTGTAGAACAACAGACACTCTCAAATTGTCCCCCACAGATGCTTTCTGTGTGTTTTACCATCTAAAGTCAAACCCCTCG gttttccttTGTCAGTGCAGTTGCTATGTTGCTGAAGATCAACAGTACCAATGGCtggaaaag GTTTTTGGCTCTTGTGCAAGGAAGAACATGCAGATAACCATTCTCACCTGCCGACACGTCACTGACTATAAGACTCCAGAATCTACTTGCagcctcccttctcccttcctgaaagccctaaaaacagagaatttcaaAGACACTGTGTCCTGTTCCCTGCTGGAACAACCAAACATCGTGCACGATCTTCCTGCGGCAG ttCTGAGTTATTGTCAAGTGTGGAAAATCCCTGCAGTTCTGTACTTATGTTATACTGATGTAATGAAATTAGACCCGATTACAGTTGAAGCTTTTAAACCTGTACTTTCTTCCAGAAGCTTGAAAGGTTTAGTTAAG AATATTCCCCAGAGCACAGAGATACTGAAGAAACTGACAGCAACAAATGCGATTCAGAGTAACATTTACACCTGA